In one Aricia agestis chromosome 5, ilAriAges1.1, whole genome shotgun sequence genomic region, the following are encoded:
- the LOC121727303 gene encoding uncharacterized protein LOC121727303 isoform X2: MLRRGSMAMAGGGEPLIVVEESGAEEAEARPPVTCRGYSEDTESPPDPYHLSPWRETRKHSLPTPSCTSGPTASQVRRLSERGEGAAKEAREAAFLATLSQAPPQPGGRRHSVVTISRVPQALFGRGRRESIAAFPALGYRRDSITKKCPPATDTLGSSHNLQLDIMDDIVQARKVRMRLWNTSNERVCEVQPLDEKSPMSGSVRYTNRGRRHSDFIGAPLPPIPARRRASEMPPPPPIPPRTGVGVVCTDTDLKLMLNALTSSATEIDRCGNPERTRRFADMRSSSFDATSLKEKLSESGATWFVRRHQTLATKKKENETKKPKVTFAPDSKAAPGDTAAVVWDKPSGSVVDASALGSAIEVFLRKSSGGSPGPSTSAAGVAKDTVRKEAEVRPSTSRAATRDSERWISTRPDEEAAEGCDASLCSSLKDLFV; the protein is encoded by the exons ATGTTGCGGCGCGGGTCGATGGCCATGGCCGGCGGCGGCGAGCCGTTGATCGTCGTGGAGGAGAGCGGCGCGGAGGAGGCTGAGGCCCGCCCGCCCGTCACCTGCCGCGGCTACTCCGAGGACACCGAGTCCCCCCCGGACCCCTACCACCTGTCCCCCTGGAGAGAGACCAGGAAGCACTCGCTGCCGACGCCGTCTTGTACTTCCGGACCTACCGCTAGTCAG GTGCGTCGTTTATCAGAGCGGGGCGAGGGTGCCGCTAAAGAGGCGCGCGAGGCCGCCTTCCTCGCCACACTCAGCCAGGCGCCGCCGCAGCCCGGCGGACGAAG ACATTCCGTAGTAACAATATCGAGAGTGCCCCAGGCACTTTTCGGGCGAGGCAGGCGGGAATCGATCGCGGCCTTCCCGGCCCTCGGCTACCGGAGGGACTCCATCACTAAAAAAT gtCCGCCGGCGACCGACACCCTCGGCAGCTCCCACAATCTCCAACTGGACATAATGGACGACATAGTCCAGGCGCGCAAGGTCCGCATGCGGCTCTGGAACACCTCCAACGAGAGGGTCTGCGAGGTGCAGCCGCTGGACGAGAAGTCCCCCATGAGCGGGTCGGTGCGCTACACGAACCGCGGCCGCCGGCACTCCGACTTCATAGGGGCCCCGCTGCCGCCCATTCCGGCCCGGCGGCGCGCCTCCGAGATGCCCCCGCCGCCACCCATCCCGCCGCGGACCGGCGTGGGCGTCGTCTGCACCGACACCGATCTCAAGCTCATGCTGAACGCGCTCACGTCCTCGGCCACCGAGATAGACCGGTGCGGGAACCCGGAGCGGACGCGCCGCTTCGCCGACATGCGCTCCAGCAGCTTCGACGCCACGTCTCTGAAGGAGAAGCTGTCCGAATCGGGCGCCACGTGGTTCGTGCGGCGGCACCAGACCCTGGCTACGAAGAAGAAGGAGAACGAAACCAAAAAACCGAAGGTGACGTTCGCCCCGGACTCGAAGGCGGCGCCCGGCGACACCGCGGCGGTGGTGTGGGACAAGCCCTCCGGCTCGGTGGTCGACGCGAGCGCGCTCGGGAGCGCCATAGAAGTGTTTCTAAGGAAGAGCAGCGGCGGGAGCCCCGGCCCGTCGACCTCGGCGGCCGGGGTGGCTAAGGACACCGTAAGGAAGGAGGCGGAGGTCCGGCCCAGCACGAGCCGGGCGGCGACGCGCGACTCGGAGCGGTGGATATCGACCAGGCCGGACGAGGAGGCCGCGGAGGGCTGCGACGCCTCGCTGTGCTCGTCGCTGAAGGACCTTTTCGTGTAA
- the LOC121727303 gene encoding uncharacterized protein LOC121727303 isoform X1, producing MFYAMLRRGSMAMAGGGEPLIVVEESGAEEAEARPPVTCRGYSEDTESPPDPYHLSPWRETRKHSLPTPSCTSGPTASQVRRLSERGEGAAKEAREAAFLATLSQAPPQPGGRRHSVVTISRVPQALFGRGRRESIAAFPALGYRRDSITKKCPPATDTLGSSHNLQLDIMDDIVQARKVRMRLWNTSNERVCEVQPLDEKSPMSGSVRYTNRGRRHSDFIGAPLPPIPARRRASEMPPPPPIPPRTGVGVVCTDTDLKLMLNALTSSATEIDRCGNPERTRRFADMRSSSFDATSLKEKLSESGATWFVRRHQTLATKKKENETKKPKVTFAPDSKAAPGDTAAVVWDKPSGSVVDASALGSAIEVFLRKSSGGSPGPSTSAAGVAKDTVRKEAEVRPSTSRAATRDSERWISTRPDEEAAEGCDASLCSSLKDLFV from the exons ATGTTCTATG CGATGTTGCGGCGCGGGTCGATGGCCATGGCCGGCGGCGGCGAGCCGTTGATCGTCGTGGAGGAGAGCGGCGCGGAGGAGGCTGAGGCCCGCCCGCCCGTCACCTGCCGCGGCTACTCCGAGGACACCGAGTCCCCCCCGGACCCCTACCACCTGTCCCCCTGGAGAGAGACCAGGAAGCACTCGCTGCCGACGCCGTCTTGTACTTCCGGACCTACCGCTAGTCAG GTGCGTCGTTTATCAGAGCGGGGCGAGGGTGCCGCTAAAGAGGCGCGCGAGGCCGCCTTCCTCGCCACACTCAGCCAGGCGCCGCCGCAGCCCGGCGGACGAAG ACATTCCGTAGTAACAATATCGAGAGTGCCCCAGGCACTTTTCGGGCGAGGCAGGCGGGAATCGATCGCGGCCTTCCCGGCCCTCGGCTACCGGAGGGACTCCATCACTAAAAAAT gtCCGCCGGCGACCGACACCCTCGGCAGCTCCCACAATCTCCAACTGGACATAATGGACGACATAGTCCAGGCGCGCAAGGTCCGCATGCGGCTCTGGAACACCTCCAACGAGAGGGTCTGCGAGGTGCAGCCGCTGGACGAGAAGTCCCCCATGAGCGGGTCGGTGCGCTACACGAACCGCGGCCGCCGGCACTCCGACTTCATAGGGGCCCCGCTGCCGCCCATTCCGGCCCGGCGGCGCGCCTCCGAGATGCCCCCGCCGCCACCCATCCCGCCGCGGACCGGCGTGGGCGTCGTCTGCACCGACACCGATCTCAAGCTCATGCTGAACGCGCTCACGTCCTCGGCCACCGAGATAGACCGGTGCGGGAACCCGGAGCGGACGCGCCGCTTCGCCGACATGCGCTCCAGCAGCTTCGACGCCACGTCTCTGAAGGAGAAGCTGTCCGAATCGGGCGCCACGTGGTTCGTGCGGCGGCACCAGACCCTGGCTACGAAGAAGAAGGAGAACGAAACCAAAAAACCGAAGGTGACGTTCGCCCCGGACTCGAAGGCGGCGCCCGGCGACACCGCGGCGGTGGTGTGGGACAAGCCCTCCGGCTCGGTGGTCGACGCGAGCGCGCTCGGGAGCGCCATAGAAGTGTTTCTAAGGAAGAGCAGCGGCGGGAGCCCCGGCCCGTCGACCTCGGCGGCCGGGGTGGCTAAGGACACCGTAAGGAAGGAGGCGGAGGTCCGGCCCAGCACGAGCCGGGCGGCGACGCGCGACTCGGAGCGGTGGATATCGACCAGGCCGGACGAGGAGGCCGCGGAGGGCTGCGACGCCTCGCTGTGCTCGTCGCTGAAGGACCTTTTCGTGTAA